The Gemmatimonadota bacterium genome window below encodes:
- a CDS encoding TonB-dependent receptor → MNRFVRALLLALIAGTAALTPLAAQTGTIRGRVVTSAGEPAPAAHVHIVTLGRALEANPDGTFVFERVPTGAYLVEAESVAGAGALTRVQVTAGGTVEVTLTLDPLYHMEALVVTAGPEALRTSELYQAADVLGGRELARKAEPTLGETLAGEPGVSSTYFGPGASRPLIRGLGGDRVRILESGVGVGDASNTSPDHAVSIDPGSASQIEVVRGPATLLYGSSAIGGVVNVVDERIPTEVGGSPVGGYLQALGGTVADERNVSGAVNGHLRGLAFHVSGQRRTTGDYTIPGFAEIDPDPGEESGVLENSSLETTSGAVGASLVGEQGYFGLSVGGYDSKYGVPGHHHEEGAEEPLPGEEEEEAPVRIDLQQRRLDMGGSLRMGRAVEHLRARFGLADYEHVELEGEDVGTRFLNNQWEGRLEAHHREFGPSRGAMGLQFSSRDFEAIGEEAFVPRSETTQFGFFAFEEMDLDAARVQLGARFERQRSTERADDTERVHNGLSLSAGLNVPVGERLTLALSASRSVKMPTPEELYSNGPHLATSSFEVGNPDLDTETALSLDASARLTMGRVQGGLTGFVNAFNGFIFPRFTGVEVDGLQEVVYSQADARYVGFELDGNIELYHVGAQHLALLFGADYVRATLTETDQPLPRIPPLSLRGGFEFDAGPLRAGLEARHVARQDRVAAFETETDGYTLLDGSVSYRLIQGAVAHDLTLSASNLTDEEARVHTSLLKDLAPMPGREVRLAYRLSF, encoded by the coding sequence ATGAACCGATTCGTTCGGGCCTTGCTGCTGGCACTGATCGCCGGCACCGCGGCCCTCACGCCCCTCGCGGCCCAGACCGGCACCATCCGCGGCCGGGTCGTCACGTCGGCCGGCGAGCCCGCGCCCGCCGCCCACGTCCACATCGTCACGCTGGGCCGCGCCCTGGAGGCCAACCCCGACGGCACCTTCGTCTTCGAACGGGTGCCCACGGGCGCCTACCTGGTCGAGGCCGAGAGCGTCGCGGGCGCGGGTGCGCTGACGCGCGTCCAGGTCACGGCCGGTGGCACCGTCGAGGTCACGCTCACGCTGGACCCGCTGTACCACATGGAGGCGCTGGTGGTCACGGCCGGTCCGGAAGCGCTCCGCACCTCCGAGTTGTATCAGGCCGCGGACGTGCTCGGCGGCCGCGAGCTCGCGCGCAAGGCCGAGCCCACCCTGGGCGAGACGCTCGCCGGCGAGCCCGGTGTCAGCAGCACCTACTTCGGGCCCGGCGCGAGCCGTCCCCTCATCCGCGGGTTGGGGGGCGATCGCGTGCGCATCCTCGAAAGCGGTGTGGGCGTGGGCGACGCGTCCAACACCAGCCCCGACCACGCTGTCTCCATCGACCCGGGCTCCGCGAGCCAGATCGAGGTCGTGCGCGGACCGGCCACACTCCTCTACGGCAGCTCCGCGATCGGCGGCGTGGTCAACGTCGTGGACGAGCGTATCCCGACCGAGGTGGGCGGCTCCCCGGTGGGCGGCTACCTGCAGGCCCTGGGAGGTACGGTGGCCGACGAGCGCAACGTGTCGGGCGCGGTCAACGGCCACCTCCGCGGGCTGGCCTTCCACGTGAGCGGCCAACGGCGCACCACGGGCGACTACACCATCCCGGGCTTCGCCGAGATCGATCCCGATCCGGGTGAGGAGTCGGGGGTGCTCGAGAACTCCTCGCTCGAGACCACGAGCGGCGCGGTGGGCGCGTCCCTGGTGGGTGAGCAGGGCTACTTCGGCCTCTCCGTGGGTGGGTACGATTCGAAGTACGGCGTGCCCGGCCATCATCACGAAGAGGGCGCCGAGGAGCCGCTCCCGGGTGAGGAGGAAGAGGAGGCGCCCGTCCGGATCGACCTGCAGCAGCGCCGGTTGGACATGGGCGGATCGTTGCGGATGGGCCGCGCGGTCGAGCACCTGCGCGCCCGCTTCGGGTTGGCCGACTACGAGCACGTGGAGCTGGAGGGCGAGGATGTCGGCACCCGGTTCCTGAACAACCAGTGGGAGGGTCGCCTGGAGGCACACCACCGTGAGTTCGGGCCGTCCCGCGGTGCCATGGGGCTCCAGTTCTCCAGCCGCGACTTCGAGGCGATCGGCGAGGAGGCCTTCGTCCCGCGCTCGGAGACCACGCAGTTCGGGTTCTTCGCATTCGAGGAGATGGATCTCGACGCGGCGCGCGTGCAGCTCGGCGCCCGCTTCGAGCGTCAGCGCTCCACCGAGCGTGCAGACGACACGGAGCGCGTCCACAACGGATTGTCGCTCTCCGCGGGGCTCAACGTGCCGGTGGGCGAACGGCTGACGCTGGCGCTGTCGGCATCGCGCTCGGTGAAGATGCCGACGCCCGAAGAGCTGTACTCGAACGGACCGCACCTGGCCACGAGCTCGTTCGAGGTGGGCAATCCGGATCTGGACACCGAGACCGCGCTCAGCCTGGACGCGTCCGCGCGGCTGACCATGGGGCGGGTGCAGGGCGGTCTCACGGGGTTCGTCAACGCGTTCAACGGGTTCATCTTCCCGCGCTTCACCGGCGTGGAGGTGGACGGCCTGCAGGAGGTGGTGTATTCGCAGGCCGATGCCCGGTACGTCGGCTTCGAGCTGGACGGCAACATCGAGCTGTACCACGTCGGCGCGCAGCATCTGGCGCTGCTCTTCGGGGCCGACTACGTGCGGGCCACCCTCACTGAGACGGATCAGCCGCTACCGCGCATCCCGCCGCTGTCGCTCCGCGGCGGCTTCGAGTTCGACGCAGGCCCGCTGCGCGCCGGCTTGGAGGCGCGCCACGTCGCACGCCAGGACCGCGTGGCGGCGTTCGAGACGGAGACGGACGGCTACACGCTGCTGGACGGCTCGGTTTCGTATCGGCTGATCCAGGGCGCCGTGGCCCACGACCTCACGCTCAGCGCGAGCAACCTGACGGACGAGGAGGCGCGCGTGCATACGTCGCTGCTCAAGGACCTGGCCCCGATGCCGGGCCGCGAGGTGCGGTTGGCGTACCGGTTGTCGTTCTGA
- a CDS encoding penicillin acylase family protein: protein MRRLVPALLLTLICVPAPALRAQAPSAAQTLRAEGLTAPVEILRDRWGINHIYAENQADLFFAQGYAAARDRLFQFELWRRQATGTVAEILGPDEVDRDRGTRLFLFRGDLERELAYYHPDGVEIFEAYVAGVNAWIAETERDPSLLPIEFELLGIEPGRWTPDVVISRHQGLLGNIGAELSYGRAVHAIGADRVRALEYFHPVQPGDPDLTLDPAIDGSLLSQDILRLYNAFRRGVQFRPEHIVDPALRNRADADAEDGFEQLAAVQSAERLHLETEARADIGSNNWIVDGTRSLSGFPMMANDPHRAQGAPSLRYWVHLVAPGWDVIGGGEPTIPGVSIGHNQHGAWGLTVFSTDGEDLYVYETNPSDPDQYRYQGRWEDMRVIVDTIRVKGAAPEVVELKYTRHGPVVHEDPSNQVAYAVRAAWMEIGGAPYMASLRMDQARTWEEFVEASNYLNIPGENMIWAGRDGTIGWQAVGIAPIRRTWSGLVPVPGDGRYEWDGYLPIKSKPHVVNPPEGYFGTANSNLTALDYPHRREAIGWEWADPFRWARVNEVLDGGRKFSIGDMMLLQTDYTSIPARTLVPLLREVSSSNATAETARRMLLNWGSSTTRDPESTGPFVLDPTSIEAGIYVAWERALRDAVREVMTRPAEREHVGSLSLKRTIDWLIAPPGEFGRRDPAVAAGRTGMGDPIAGRDAVLVGALEEAVASLRNTLGSDMKGWRYGQERYKHALIRHPLSAAVNADLRARLDVGPAPRGGDGSTVGATGGGNNQTSGASFRIIVDTENWDNAVGTNTPGQAGDPDDPHYRDLFPLWAADRYFPVAYSRERVESVTERRERLVPR, encoded by the coding sequence ATGCGCCGCCTCGTCCCAGCCCTCCTCCTCACCCTGATCTGCGTCCCCGCGCCCGCGCTCCGGGCGCAGGCCCCGTCGGCCGCGCAGACCCTCCGCGCCGAGGGGCTCACGGCGCCGGTCGAGATCCTGCGCGACCGGTGGGGCATCAACCACATCTATGCGGAGAACCAGGCGGACCTGTTCTTCGCCCAGGGCTACGCGGCCGCACGTGACCGGCTCTTCCAGTTCGAGCTCTGGCGCCGGCAGGCCACGGGCACGGTGGCTGAGATCCTGGGCCCGGACGAGGTGGACCGGGACCGCGGCACGCGGCTGTTCCTGTTCCGGGGCGACCTGGAGCGGGAGCTCGCCTACTACCACCCGGACGGCGTGGAGATCTTCGAAGCCTACGTGGCCGGGGTGAACGCCTGGATCGCCGAGACGGAGCGCGATCCCTCCCTGCTGCCCATCGAGTTCGAGCTGCTGGGCATCGAGCCCGGCCGCTGGACCCCCGACGTGGTGATCTCCCGCCACCAGGGCCTGCTGGGCAACATCGGCGCGGAGCTCAGCTACGGTCGGGCGGTGCACGCGATCGGCGCGGACCGGGTGCGGGCGCTCGAGTACTTCCACCCCGTCCAGCCCGGAGATCCGGACCTCACGCTCGATCCCGCGATCGACGGGTCGCTGCTCTCCCAGGACATCCTGCGCCTCTACAACGCGTTTCGGCGCGGCGTGCAGTTCCGGCCCGAGCACATCGTGGATCCCGCGCTGCGCAACCGGGCGGACGCGGACGCCGAGGACGGGTTCGAGCAGCTCGCGGCCGTGCAGAGCGCCGAGCGCCTGCACCTGGAGACCGAGGCGCGGGCCGACATCGGCAGCAACAACTGGATCGTGGACGGCACGCGCAGCCTGTCCGGCTTCCCCATGATGGCCAACGATCCGCACCGCGCGCAGGGCGCGCCGTCGCTCCGGTACTGGGTACACCTGGTGGCGCCGGGCTGGGACGTGATCGGCGGCGGGGAGCCTACCATCCCGGGCGTGTCCATCGGCCACAACCAGCACGGCGCCTGGGGTCTGACCGTCTTCAGCACGGACGGCGAGGATCTCTACGTCTACGAAACCAACCCGTCCGATCCGGATCAGTACCGCTATCAGGGCCGCTGGGAGGACATGCGCGTCATCGTGGACACCATCCGCGTGAAGGGCGCCGCTCCTGAAGTGGTGGAGCTCAAGTACACGCGGCACGGCCCGGTGGTGCATGAAGACCCCTCCAACCAGGTCGCGTACGCGGTGCGCGCCGCCTGGATGGAGATCGGCGGCGCCCCGTACATGGCCAGCCTGCGCATGGACCAGGCCCGCACGTGGGAGGAGTTCGTCGAAGCCAGCAACTACCTGAACATCCCGGGCGAGAATATGATCTGGGCCGGGCGCGACGGCACCATCGGCTGGCAGGCGGTGGGGATCGCGCCCATCCGCCGCACGTGGAGCGGGCTGGTGCCCGTCCCCGGAGACGGCCGCTACGAGTGGGACGGCTATCTGCCCATCAAGTCCAAACCGCACGTCGTCAATCCACCGGAGGGCTACTTCGGCACCGCCAACTCCAACCTCACGGCGCTCGACTATCCGCATCGGCGCGAGGCGATCGGCTGGGAGTGGGCCGATCCCTTCCGCTGGGCGCGCGTGAACGAGGTGTTGGACGGCGGACGCAAGTTCTCCATCGGCGACATGATGCTCCTGCAGACGGACTACACGTCGATCCCGGCGCGTACGCTGGTGCCGCTGCTGCGCGAGGTGTCCTCCAGCAACGCCACGGCCGAGACGGCCCGCCGGATGCTGCTCAACTGGGGATCGAGCACCACGCGGGATCCCGAATCCACCGGTCCGTTCGTGCTCGATCCCACGTCCATCGAGGCGGGCATCTACGTGGCCTGGGAGCGTGCGCTGCGTGACGCCGTGCGAGAGGTCATGACACGGCCGGCGGAGCGCGAGCACGTGGGCTCGCTTTCGCTCAAACGCACCATCGACTGGCTGATCGCGCCTCCGGGCGAGTTCGGCCGCAGGGACCCGGCCGTCGCGGCCGGTCGCACCGGGATGGGGGATCCGATCGCGGGCCGGGACGCGGTGCTCGTGGGCGCGCTGGAGGAGGCCGTCGCCAGCCTGCGCAACACGCTCGGCTCCGACATGAAGGGATGGCGCTACGGACAGGAGCGCTACAAGCACGCGCTGATCCGCCACCCCCTGTCGGCCGCGGTCAACGCGGACCTGCGCGCGCGCCTGGACGTGGGTCCGGCGCCGCGCGGCGGGGACGGCTCCACGGTGGGCGCCACCGGCGGGGGCAACAACCAGACGTCCGGCGCGTCCTTCCGCATCATCGTGGACACCGAGAACTGGGACAACGCGGTCGGCACCAACACGCCCGGCCAGGCCGGAGACCCCGACGATCCCCACTACCGCGACCTGTTCCCGCTGTGGGCCGCGGACCGCTACTTCCCGGTGGCCTACAGCCGGGAGCGCGTGGAGTCGGTGACGGAGCGCCGGGAGCGGTTGGTGCCACGCTGA
- a CDS encoding BLUF domain-containing protein: MDAQPDPTGPAIPHAADGPPETLLQLVYVSAARQHFEQSELETLLEGARATNTRLGVTGLLLFHEGSFIQVLEGPPDVVEALYARIETDPRHGGALVLSRGLVEERSFGEWRMGFVRPDPSLYARLGGLSDFLRTGQADESTSERVLRILLQFREGRWRRYVNGGR, translated from the coding sequence ATGGACGCGCAGCCCGATCCCACGGGTCCGGCCATCCCCCACGCGGCTGATGGTCCCCCTGAGACCCTTCTTCAGCTCGTCTACGTGAGCGCTGCGCGGCAGCACTTCGAGCAGTCCGAGCTCGAGACCCTGCTGGAGGGGGCGCGCGCCACCAACACCCGCCTGGGGGTGACGGGTCTGCTCCTGTTCCACGAAGGCTCGTTCATCCAGGTGCTGGAGGGCCCGCCGGACGTGGTGGAGGCGCTGTATGCGCGGATCGAGACGGACCCGCGCCATGGCGGGGCCCTGGTCCTCAGCCGCGGCCTGGTGGAGGAGCGCTCGTTCGGCGAGTGGCGCATGGGTTTCGTGCGTCCGGACCCGTCCCTGTACGCCCGCCTGGGAGGGCTGAGCGACTTCCTGCGGACGGGGCAAGCGGACGAGAGCACGTCCGAACGGGTGCTTCGCATCCTGCTCCAGTTCCGCGAGGGCCGCTGGCGGCGGTACGTGAACGGAGGCCGCTGA
- a CDS encoding arsenate reductase family protein has product MNIQIFGTKKSKETRAALRFFSDRRIAVHFVDFAVKGPSKGELSRFAQKFGARALVDEGSKRFSELGLGSAAYSDERWLERLVDEPLLLKQPLVRNQNRLTVGDAPREWKAWVEDARA; this is encoded by the coding sequence ATGAACATCCAGATCTTCGGCACGAAGAAGAGCAAGGAGACCCGGGCCGCGCTGCGGTTCTTCTCCGACCGGCGGATCGCCGTGCACTTCGTGGACTTCGCCGTGAAGGGGCCCTCGAAGGGAGAGCTCTCCCGCTTCGCCCAGAAGTTCGGAGCCCGGGCGCTGGTGGACGAGGGGTCCAAGCGCTTCTCCGAGTTGGGCCTGGGGTCGGCCGCCTACTCCGATGAGCGCTGGCTGGAGCGGCTGGTGGACGAGCCGCTGTTGTTGAAGCAGCCCCTGGTGCGCAACCAGAACCGGCTGACCGTGGGCGATGCGCCCCGCGAGTGGAAGGCCTGGGTGGAGGACGCGCGCGCATGA
- a CDS encoding alpha/beta fold hydrolase yields MILPLTGAVVGTLGGGAWALNRVALATLRPPSRPVERTPTDLGLQHEDVEFASGELTLRGWWIEPVGPARDALAVLTHGWTANAGMMLPLAAALAEAGHPVLAFDVRAHGRSDPTPVCTVRHYRDDVAAAVRHAGERHPGRPTVLVGHSMGAAAAALVAADGHPVQGLALLACPADVLEVTRGWMRDKGLPGQFLIPLLVPFWRLQTGEPGLRLRPESRLGDVGVPTVIVQGGQDRRVPPEHAERLARILDLPVLRIEDADHMGLLERPPVHQAVVGLLADVTRAAL; encoded by the coding sequence ATGATCCTGCCGCTCACGGGCGCGGTCGTGGGCACCCTGGGCGGTGGCGCGTGGGCGCTCAACCGGGTGGCCCTGGCCACGCTGCGGCCGCCCTCCCGGCCCGTGGAGCGGACCCCCACCGACCTGGGACTGCAGCACGAGGACGTGGAGTTCGCCTCCGGGGAGCTGACGCTGCGGGGCTGGTGGATCGAGCCGGTGGGGCCGGCCCGCGACGCCCTGGCCGTCCTGACGCACGGCTGGACCGCCAATGCCGGGATGATGCTCCCGCTGGCGGCCGCGCTGGCCGAGGCCGGTCACCCCGTGCTGGCCTTCGACGTGCGCGCCCACGGCCGGAGCGACCCGACCCCGGTGTGCACGGTCCGGCACTACCGGGACGACGTCGCGGCGGCCGTCCGCCACGCCGGGGAGCGCCATCCCGGCCGCCCGACCGTCCTGGTGGGCCACTCCATGGGGGCCGCGGCCGCTGCGCTGGTCGCCGCCGACGGCCACCCCGTCCAGGGTCTGGCCCTCCTGGCCTGCCCCGCGGACGTGCTGGAGGTCACCCGGGGGTGGATGCGGGACAAGGGCCTGCCCGGCCAGTTCCTGATCCCCCTCCTGGTGCCGTTCTGGCGCCTCCAGACCGGGGAGCCGGGCCTGCGCCTGAGGCCCGAGAGCCGGCTGGGCGACGTGGGCGTGCCCACCGTGATCGTGCAGGGAGGTCAGGACCGGCGGGTGCCTCCGGAGCACGCGGAGCGGCTCGCGCGCATCCTGGATCTTCCCGTGCTCCGGATCGAGGATGCGGATCACATGGGCCTGCTGGAGCGCCCTCCGGTGCATCAGGCGGTGGTGGGTCTCCTCGCCGACGTGACGCGCGCGGCGCTCTGA
- a CDS encoding DASS family sodium-coupled anion symporter encodes MLGPVFFFLLLVVQVAPDQPAASRMAAVALLMATWWITDAVPLFATALLPLALFPLLGLSGGGETATQYFNSTIVLYLGGFLIALAMQRWNLHRRIALGIIQRVGGTPNRLVLGFMLAAGFLSMWISNTATAIMMVPIGLAIVVTMEETFGTEDTHPFTVAVMLGIAYACSMGGISTLVGTPPNLSFSRIFAVTYPDAPPIGFGQWFLLGLPIGATMLFVTWIVLTRVFFRTPDHVHADPSVVADERARLGSPSFEEKVVMAIFATTALLWVFRVRISLGFLEIPGWSEFFPDPSLFDDGTVAIALSALLFLIPARDRGEGKGMILDATVIRRLPWDIVLLFGGGFALAYGFRVTGLSDVIGGRFAGLSEAPPLLIVLLICLVITFLTELTSNLATTEMILPILASVSVAAGLHPLLLMVPATLSASCAFMMPVATPPNAIVFGSERVRIAEMARAGIVLNLIGVVIVASLFYAIGPVVFDMDPTTVPEWATPSGVVP; translated from the coding sequence GTGCTGGGCCCCGTCTTCTTCTTCCTGCTGCTGGTGGTCCAGGTGGCGCCCGATCAGCCCGCCGCCAGCCGCATGGCCGCCGTGGCGCTGCTCATGGCCACCTGGTGGATCACCGACGCGGTCCCGTTGTTCGCCACCGCGCTGCTCCCGTTGGCCCTCTTCCCCCTGCTGGGCCTTTCCGGGGGTGGAGAGACGGCCACGCAGTACTTCAACAGCACCATCGTGCTGTATCTGGGCGGCTTCCTGATCGCGCTGGCCATGCAGCGCTGGAACCTGCACCGCCGGATCGCGCTGGGCATCATCCAGCGCGTGGGCGGGACGCCCAACCGGTTGGTGCTGGGCTTCATGCTGGCCGCGGGCTTCCTGTCCATGTGGATCTCGAACACCGCCACCGCCATCATGATGGTCCCCATCGGGCTGGCCATCGTGGTCACCATGGAGGAGACGTTCGGCACGGAGGACACGCACCCCTTCACCGTGGCCGTCATGCTGGGCATCGCCTACGCGTGCTCCATGGGCGGGATCTCCACGCTGGTGGGGACGCCGCCCAACCTGTCCTTCTCGCGCATCTTCGCCGTCACCTACCCGGACGCCCCCCCGATCGGCTTCGGCCAGTGGTTCCTGCTCGGCCTCCCCATCGGGGCCACGATGCTGTTCGTGACCTGGATCGTGCTGACGCGGGTGTTCTTCCGCACCCCCGACCACGTGCATGCCGATCCGAGCGTGGTCGCCGACGAGCGGGCGCGGCTGGGAAGCCCTTCCTTCGAGGAGAAGGTGGTGATGGCGATCTTCGCCACCACCGCGCTGCTGTGGGTGTTCCGGGTCCGCATCAGCCTGGGGTTCCTCGAGATCCCGGGCTGGTCCGAGTTCTTCCCCGACCCGAGCCTCTTCGACGACGGCACCGTCGCCATCGCCCTGTCCGCGCTGCTGTTCCTGATCCCGGCCCGGGACCGGGGCGAAGGCAAGGGCATGATCCTGGACGCGACCGTCATCCGGCGTTTGCCGTGGGACATCGTGCTGCTGTTCGGCGGCGGCTTCGCGCTGGCCTACGGCTTCCGCGTCACCGGGTTGTCCGACGTCATCGGGGGGCGCTTCGCGGGCCTCTCGGAGGCGCCGCCCCTGTTGATCGTGCTGCTCATCTGCCTGGTGATCACCTTCCTGACCGAGCTGACCTCCAACCTCGCCACCACCGAGATGATCCTGCCCATCCTGGCCTCGGTGTCGGTGGCGGCCGGACTGCACCCCCTGCTCCTCATGGTCCCGGCGACGCTCTCCGCGTCCTGTGCGTTCATGATGCCGGTGGCCACGCCGCCCAACGCCATCGTGTTCGGGAGTGAACGCGTCCGCATCGCCGAGATGGCACGGGCGGGGATCGTGCTGAATCTGATCGGAGTCGTCATCGTGGCCAGTCTCTTCTATGCGATCGGGCCGGTGGTCTTCGACATGGATCCCACGACGGTGCCGGAATGGGCCACGCCGTCCGGAGTCGTGCCGTGA